A stretch of the Acanthopagrus latus isolate v.2019 chromosome 9, fAcaLat1.1, whole genome shotgun sequence genome encodes the following:
- the morc3a gene encoding MORC family CW-type zinc finger protein 3a — MAAQADRGVPLSTLCPKFLHTNSTSHTWPFSAIAELIDNAYDPDVSASQFWIDKTMVQGQECLSFMDNGNGLDHDTMHKMLSFGYSDKTAINGLEPIGIYGNGFKSGSMRLGKDAIVFSKSRTTSCVGMLSQSYLEKIKAQQIIVPIVCFEKGERNEFRVREEHSVSLQDILSFSPFKTQAELLQEINAISSSWSTGTTGTRIIIWNLRKTATDSTEFDFKSDRYDIRIPSDIYEAMNDKSPHPGVTSNIPECVYSLRAYCSILYLKPRMQVVIRGHKVKTQLIAKSLAFIQKDHYKPNFLKRRVPITFGYNTKSKDQYGVMMYHKNRLIKPYERVGCQLKANNMGVGVIGVIECNFLDPTHNKQSFDQTDKYRKTINTLAIKLEEYWKEIRHKRKQEDPNCIPVEDTVKRPDQNWAQCDACLKWRKLPDGIDCSKLPEKWYCALNPDPQFRNCKVEEEPEDSDDEQPSYRKTYKKDEREEKKKRQKEEEERKRKEDQRWAELTRQNQALEQQLRQTPTRSPSTPRSRFNSQLPKGGAVRPESFTISQAACSPSSSSGLPVISNVCSLSAGIPRGKRTQPSTPQRTPKRPKVNGHLFGTPSTSISVDVRPMSSPSVPIDSDDTDDDICILESDSTPKPKKPGFDLTKVKSEKEQSEVSMLLECSDDAALDDPSETDAAGTGSAVSTAVGTSPPPPAPPAEVASITTQTDAAKVKKEEEDLDQTQEEERGGQSDTRSENQGKQTVQNGKTDHLRHEGNAGPSHADVSDRRDAPIQYPSVIEVQEQQNQLLNLMEATAVERDEFKEQVRALTCQLQDAQSRLQELTEVNVKRECSHQASQTEETGGGKDYKSLFERAKQKVDELIKDNESLLATAETKPSDVQGEEKDIDDIALQVDRLIRELDQRNKERGELHSRLDSVEEERANLASQCEELRVSLQQEREKAQEAHRATDSSESGGTAPASGTESSSDTLRSLMELRHNIGRLLINYVPALDLDQVNYECNVIDEILEQVLSNEESGVPVGMKDRAIDE; from the exons CTCTGTCCCAAGTTTCTTCATACAAACTCCACCAGCCACACCTGGCCCTTCAGTGCTATAGCTGAGCTCATAG acaaTGCCTATGACCCAGATGTCAGTGCCAGCCAGTTCTGGATTGATAAGACTATGGTTCAAGGGCAAGAATGCCTCAGCTTTATGGATAATGGAAATGGACTGGACCATGACACGATGCATAAGATGCTCAG CTTTGGGTACAGTGACAAGACTGCTATAAATGGTCTAGAGCCAATTGGTATCTATGGCAACGGTTTCAAGTCTGGATCCATGCGTCTGGGCAAGGACGCCATCGTCTTCTCCAAATCAAGGACTACGTCATGTGTCGGGATGCTCTCACAAAGTTACCTAGAGAAGATTAAAGCTCAGCAAATAATCGTACCCATCGTCTGCTTTGAGAAGGGGGAAAGAAACGAGT TCAGGGTAAGAGAGGAGCACAGTGTCAGTCTGCAGGACATCCTGTCCTTCTCTCCTTTCAAGACACAAGCAGAACTCCTCCAAGAGATTAATGCCATCAGTTCCTCCTGGTCCACAGGGACAACCGGCACACGGATCATCATCTGGAACCTCCGCAA AACAGCTACTGATTCAACAGAGTTTGATTTTAAGAGTGACCGTTATGATATCCGAATCCCATCTGACATCTACGAGGCAATGAACGACAAGTCTCCACATCCAGGGGTGACATCCAACATTCCTGAGTGTGTTTACTCGCTGCGG GCATATTGCAGTATTCTCTACCTGAAGCCTCGGATGCAGGTCGTCATACGTGGTCACAAGGTGAAAACGCAGCTCATTGCAAAGAGTCTGGCCTTCATCCAAAAGGACCACTACAAGCCCAATTTCCTG AAAAGACGGGTTCCTATCACTTTTGGTTATAACACCAAAAGTAAAGACCAGTATGGCGTTATGATGTATCACAAGAATCGGCTCATCAAACCGTATGAACGCGTGGGCTGCCAGCTCAAG GCCAACAACATGGGTGTTGGGGTCATCGGAGTCATAGAGTGTAACTTTCTGGATCCTACCCACAACAAACAGAGCTTTGATCAGACAGATAAGTACAG gAAAACTATAAACACTTTGGCGATCAAACTGGAGGAGTACTGGAAAGAAATCCGccacaagagaaaacaagaggatcCAAACTGCATCCCAGTGGAAGATACCGT GAAGCGGCCAGATCAAAACTGGGCGCAGTGTGATGCCTGTTTGAAATGGCGCAAACTCCCGGATGGGATCGATTGCAGCAAGCTGCCAGAAAAATGGTACTGCGCTTTGAACCCTGATCCTCAGTTCAG GAACTGCAAGGTAGAGGAGGAGCCCGAGGACTCGGATGACGAGCAGCCTTCATACCGCAAGACCTACAAAAAAGA tgagagggaagaaaaaaagaaaagacaaaag gaggaggaggaacggaAGCGCAAAGAAGACCAGCGTTGGGCTGAGCTCACCAGGCAGAATCAGGCCCTGGAGCAGCAACTGCGTCAAACT CCGACCCGTTCCCCCTCCACCCCGAGGAGCAGATTTAACTCTCAGTTACCAAAAGGTGGTGCTGTAAGACCTGAATCCTTCACCATTTCTCAAGCTG cATGCAGCCCCTCCAGTAGCAGTGGTCTTCCAGTTATTTCTAATGTGTGCTCACTGTCAGCAGGCATCCCAAG GGGGAAAAGAACACAGCCCTCTACTCCACAAAGAACACCCAAAAGACCAAAAGTTAATGGACATCTTTTCGGCACCCCTAGTACATCCATTTCAGTGGATGTGCGCCCAATGAGCTCGCCATCAGTGCCCATTGATAGTGACGATACTGATGATGATATttgcatcctggaaagtgacagtACCCCCAAGCCAAAAAAGCCAGGCTTTGATTTGACTAAAGTGAAGTCAGAGAAGGAGCAAAGTGAGGTCAGCATGTTGTTGGAGTGCAGTGATGATGCTGCCCTGGACGACCCCTCGGAGACAGACGCCGCAGGTACCGGTTCTGCAGTGTCGACAGCTGTTGGAACCAGTCCGCCCCCCCCAGCACCACCTGCAGAGGTGGCCAGCATCACCACCCAGACAGATGCAGCCAAagtgaagaaggaagaggaagacctAGATCAGActcaagaggaggagaggggagggcaGAGTGACACTCGCAGTGAGAATCAAGGAAAGCAGACTGTGCAGAATGGAAAGACTGATCATCTGCGTCACGAGGGCAATGCTGGACCTTCCCATGCGGATGTCAGTGACAGGAGAGACGCTCCAATTCAGTACCCCAGTGTGATAGAAGTACAGGAACAGCAAAACCAGCTCTTAAATCTGATGGAGGCTACGGCTGTGGAGAGAGACGAGTTTAAAGAGCAGGTCCGAGCACTAACCTGCCAACTGCAAGACGCTCAGAGCAGATTACAAGAGCTGACTGAGGTCAATGTAAAGAGGGAGTGCTCTCATCAGGCAAGCCAGACAGAGGAAACTGGGGGAGGGAAGGACTATAAAAGTCTGTTTGAGAGGGCAAAACAGAAAGTCGATGAACTGATTAAGGACAACGAATCTTTACTTGCAACTGCCGAGACCAAACCCAGTGATGTGCAGGGTGAGGAAAAGGACATTGATGACATCGCACTGCAAGTTGACCGTCTGATCCGGGAGCTGGACCAGAGGAACAAGGAGAGGGGTGAACTACACTCACGG TTggacagtgtggaggaggaaagagcaAACCTGGCATCCCAGTGTGAAGAGCTCAGGGTGagcctgcagcaggagagagaaaaagcacaaGAGGCGCACAGAGCCACTGATTCTTCTGAGTCAGGAGGAACAGCACCAGCCTCTGGCACAGAGTCAAGCTCAGATACACTCAGAAG CCTGATGGAACTTCGTCACAACATCGGCCGCCTTCTCATAAATTATGTGCCTGcactggacctggaccaggtGAACTATGAGTGTAATGTAATCGATGAGATCCTTGAACAGGTTCTCTCCAATGAAGAGTCTGGCGTACCAGTGGGAATGAAGGACAGAGCAATAGATGAATAA
- the chaf1b gene encoding chromatin assembly factor 1 subunit B, with product MKVVTCEIAWHNKEPVYSLDFQHSSDGRIHRLATAGVDTTVRVWRVDTGPDGKAVVEFLSNLARHTKAVNVVRFSPNGELLASGGDDAAILLWKLNDSKEPEQAPMFQEDEDAQLNKESWSVVKTLRGHIEDVYDICWTRDGNFMVSGSVDNTAVMWDINKGQKLCILNDHKSYVQGVTWDPLGQYVATLSCDRVMRVYSTHTKKKAFCVSKMSSGPLPEGEVKQYRMFHDDSMRSFFRRLSFTPDGSFLLAPAGCVEIGENIINTTYIFSRKSLKRPIAHLPCPSKATLAVRCCPVYFELRTKKGEDGSVEPLPNVFQLPYRMVFAVASEDSIFLYDTQQTLPFGLVSNVHYHTLSDLTWSRDGSFLAVSSTDGYCSFLSFSPGELGTPLKEPPTLEVFAPNSGVEKKGKKAKTSSPMTQSPSSAPTPMSQTGLCKDAPSVTPPEEKKSTPSAKSKPQPRRITLNTLEGWGKPSTPKASAPSAPQTPTSASTSAPSTPQPPAAPLTPTSSSKKQTRITPLTPSTPKVLNSANTAGPTTPKGTTTPKCTTTPKGPTPRRVSLTPVGVRSPAVGSLFCTPSSTEKAKHERPSPPTDPVCQPPESKRPKTSKASAKTKGAKA from the exons ATGAAGGTGGTAACGTGTGAGATTGCATGGCACAACAAGGAGCCAGTCTACAGTCTGGACTTCCAGCACAGCTCGGATGGACGCATCCATCGGCTGGCAACAGCTGGAGTTGACACCACAGTCAGA GTGTGGCGTGTAGACACGGGCCCTGACGGGAAGGCAGTGGTGGAGTTTCTGTCTAATCTGGCTCGACACACTAAGGCTGTCAATGTAGTGCGCTTCAGCCCTAATGGAGAGCTGCTTGCCTCAGGAGGAGATG ATGCAGCAATTCTGCTGTGGAAGCTCAACGACTCCAAGGAGCCTGAGCAGGCCCCCATGTTCCAGGAGGATGAAGATGCTCAGCTCAACAAGGAGAGCTGGTCTGTGGTCAAGACACTCAG GGGACACATTGAGGATGTGTATGACATCTGCTGGACACGGGATGGAAACTTCATGGTGTCTGGGTCTGTTGACAACACCGCTGTTATGTGGGACATCAACAAAG gaCAGAAGCTGTGTATCCTGAATGATCATAAGAGCTACGTGCAGGGGGTGACCTGGGATCCTCTGGGCCAATATGTAGCAACTCTCAGCTGTGACAG agtgATGCGTGTGTACAGTACTCACACCAAGAAGAAGGCTTTCTGTGTTAGTAAAATGAGCTCTGGGCCACTCCCAGAAGGAGAG GTCAAGCAGTACAGAATGTTCCACGACGACAGTATGAGGTCATTTTTCCGACGTCTTTCATTCACACCAGATGGGTCTTTCCTGCTTGCCCCAG CTGGGTGTGTGGAGATTGGAGAAAACATTATAAACACCACCTACATCTTTTCCAGGAAGAGCCTCAAGAG gCCCATTGCTCACTTACCATGTCCAAGTAAAGCCACACTGGCTGTGCGCTGCTGCCCTGTCTACTTTGAACTGAGGACCAAGAAGGGAGAAG ATGGCTCTGTTGAACCTCTTCCAAATGTTTTCCAGTTGCCGTACCGTATGGTGTTTGCTGTGGCATCTGAGGACTCCATCTTTTTGTATGACACACAGCAGACCCTGCCTTTTGGCCTGGTGTCCAATGTCCACTATCACACGCTCAGTGACCTTACATG GTCTCGCGATGGTTCCTTCCTGGCTGTGTCCTCCACAGATGGCTActgctccttcctctctttctctccagggGAGCTGGGCACACCACTAAAGGAGCCCCCAACCCTGGAAGTTTTTGCCCCAAACAGTGGTGTAGAGAAAAAGGGCAAGAAAGCTAAGACCTCTTCTCCCATGACCCAGTCACCGAGCTCGGCCCCGACTCCCATGTCCCAAACCGGCCTCTGCAAAGATGCCCCCTCTGTCACCCCccctgaggagaagaagagcacTCCCAGTGCCAAGTCTAAACCCCAGCCCCGTAGGATCACCCTCAACACCTTGGAGGGCTGGGGGAAGCCCTCAACCCCCAAAGCCTCAGCTCCTTCAGCACCTCAAACCCCTACATCTGCAAGCACAAGTGCACCTTCAACTCCACAGCCCCCTGCAGCCCCTCTCACGCCGACCAGCTCCTCTAAAAAACAGACACGCATTACCCCGCTCACTCCATCCACCCCTAAAGTCCTCAACAGTGCCAATACTGCTGGACCCACCACCCCGAAGGGTACGACCACCCCGAAGTGTACGACCACCCCTAAGGGGCCCACCccaag gagAGTATCTCTGACTCCTGTTGGAGTCCGATCTCCAGCTGTTGGTTCACTCTTCTGCACTCCCTCTTCCACTGAGAAGGCCAAACATG AGcgtccctctcctcccaccGATCCAGTGTGCCAGCCTCCAGAGTCCAAACGGCCCAAGACCAGCAAGGCCTCTGCAAAGACCAAAGGCGCGAAGGCTTAG